One part of the Lotus japonicus ecotype B-129 chromosome 2, LjGifu_v1.2 genome encodes these proteins:
- the LOC130735345 gene encoding uncharacterized protein LOC130735345, whose translation MERGSQMSSGSSMTHGSVRGTTRVCDCGAESKLVTCWVGENAGRRFYGCGKYQVYGRRLCSYFHWYDGEGNVRDRKVISGLIRKLEVHKKKEIYLTRCCVIGWGLSAVFLLVIVMLLLKIYLRK comes from the exons ATGGAAAGAGGAAGCCAAATGTCAAGTGGAAGCTCCATGACCCATGGGTCTGTTCGAGGAACGACAAGGGTTTGCGATTGTGGGGCTGAGTCGAAACTAGTTACATGTTGGGTGGGTGAAAATGCTGGCCGGCGATTCTATGGATGTGGAAAATATCAA GTTTATGGGAGGAGGTTGTGCTCATATTTTCATTGGTATGATGGGGAAGGCAATGTACGTGATAGGAAGGTTATTTCTGGGCTAATCCGCAAGCTTGAAGTGCATAAGAAGAAGGAGATCTATTTGACTAGGTGTTGTGTCATTGGGTGGGGACTTAGTGCAGTTTTTCTGCTTGTGATTgtaatgttgttgctgaaaaTTTACCTTAGGAAATAG
- the LOC130735344 gene encoding uncharacterized protein LOC130735344, which translates to MRRAPGRPKKKRVRAADEPRDPHKLQRFQSTVFCGNCRRAGHNIRSCKAKTAADIVIPPGGNKKQKKKTKEASGSGTTEGATTQQPPLNPTNGASQQQPQGASQQPPQGAQFNVGVLTQEVPSQGGSSRNEVGTTSRTKKRSRASLSVVET; encoded by the exons ATGAGGAGGGCTCCTGGAAGACCAAAGAAAAAAAGGGTGAGGGCTGCTGATGAGCCCAGAGATCCACATAAGCTGCAAAGGTTTCAATCAACTGTCTTTTGTGGCAACTGTAGAAGGGCAGGCCACAACATCAGATCATGCAAGGCAAAAACAGCTGCTGATATTGTTATTCCACCAGGAGGGAATAAG aaacagaagaagaagactaaAGAGGCAAGTGGCAGTGGAACAACTGAGGGAGCAACAACTCAGCAACCACCCCTAAACCCAACTAATGGAGCATCTCAGCAACAACCCCAGGGAGCATCTCAGCAACCACCTCAAGGAGCACAATTCAATGTTGGTGTCTTGACTCAAGAAGTTCCATCACAGGGAGGAAGCTCAAGAAATGAAGTGGGAACTACATCAAGGACCAAAAAGAGGTCAAGAGCATCATTGAGTGTTGTGGAAACTTAA